Proteins encoded within one genomic window of Spirochaetota bacterium:
- a CDS encoding acyltransferase, which produces MMIRAVEYKQDEASATFDLTEVSGRKVEFDYLRAFVVTLVLFQHAILAYTKYAFINFENPIANSNPVVNEQRWIGFDLIVAFNETFFMPLLFLISGMFVWQSLARKGARKFLRDRLTGLGLPFVIGVLFLIPLAYYPAQLQIGLITGADLSYSAFWFGMVRSGFRTAGPLWFLWLLLAFNCLATLMYRVAPYPGGLIRGRLTIILDHPLAFFGALFGISIAAYLPIAIIYGPLEWIGIGPFNAQASRILLYLVYFLAGTTVGACGFDRSAFRSDGVLAKRWWVWLTMGLISFIVFIIMLVVVSDIERTIFSEIAFVVCCGTTVFGMIGLFLRFVKQRVGVLDSLSENSYGIYVVHYVFVTWLQYLLLRSALAPSIKGMMVFIGTLILSWGSVAAIRRISVVAKVI; this is translated from the coding sequence ATGATGATTCGTGCGGTTGAGTACAAGCAGGATGAAGCAAGCGCAACATTCGATTTGACAGAAGTATCTGGGCGGAAGGTCGAGTTCGACTATCTACGCGCGTTTGTAGTTACTCTTGTGCTGTTCCAGCACGCGATTCTCGCCTACACCAAATACGCTTTCATCAATTTTGAGAACCCGATCGCGAATTCCAATCCGGTTGTAAACGAGCAGCGGTGGATCGGATTTGATTTGATTGTGGCGTTTAACGAAACGTTCTTCATGCCGTTGCTGTTCTTGATCTCCGGCATGTTTGTCTGGCAGAGTTTAGCGAGAAAGGGCGCCCGGAAATTCCTTAGAGATCGCCTGACAGGGCTCGGTCTTCCCTTTGTCATCGGTGTTTTGTTCCTGATTCCCCTGGCCTACTACCCGGCGCAGCTTCAAATAGGACTGATTACCGGAGCAGACCTCAGCTATAGCGCATTCTGGTTCGGAATGGTCCGATCCGGCTTCAGGACCGCTGGTCCCCTTTGGTTTTTATGGCTGCTGCTGGCTTTCAACTGCCTGGCTACCCTTATGTACCGAGTTGCTCCTTACCCAGGAGGTCTCATCAGAGGGCGATTGACTATCATCCTTGATCACCCCTTAGCGTTTTTTGGTGCATTGTTTGGAATCTCAATAGCCGCGTATCTGCCTATTGCAATCATTTACGGACCGTTGGAGTGGATTGGAATCGGGCCCTTTAATGCACAGGCTAGCCGAATATTGCTCTATCTTGTGTACTTCCTTGCGGGCACCACGGTTGGGGCATGCGGATTTGACCGCAGCGCGTTCAGATCTGATGGCGTGCTCGCCAAGCGTTGGTGGGTGTGGTTAACTATGGGCCTGATCTCTTTCATTGTGTTTATCATCATGCTCGTAGTTGTATCTGATATAGAGCGAACCATTTTCAGTGAGATTGCTTTCGTAGTCTGCTGCGGGACCACTGTATTCGGGATGATTGGACTCTTTCTTCGGTTTGTAAAACAGCGAGTGGGTGTTTTGGACAGCTTGAGCGAAAACTCATACGGAATCTATGTTGTTCACTACGTTTTTGTAACCTGGCTTCAGTACTTGTTGTTGCGAAGCGCCCTTGCTCCCAGCATTAAGGGAATGATGGTGTTCATAGGCACATTGATTCTCAGTTGGGGGTCGGTTGCCGCTATTCGACGCATATCAGTAGTAGCGAAGGTTATTTAA